The Pirellulales bacterium sequence TAACAAATAAATGGTAAAGCAGATCGCCCGCCTCGCGGACCAAATGTGCGCGTCCTTCATCACCGGGCTCGCCGGCCGCCTCGACAACTTCGGCGGCTTCTTCGATGATTTTTTCACCGATTTTCACCACGCCGCCGGCAAATAAAGTAGTGGTATATGATTTGGCCGGCGGATTGATTTTTCGATCCTCGATCACGGCCATCAATTGCGCCAAAATGTGCTGCTGACTGCCGTTCACCGTAAC is a genomic window containing:
- the hisE gene encoding phosphoribosyl-ATP diphosphatase, with product MNGSQQHILAQLMAVIEDRKINPPAKSYTTTLFAGGVVKIGEKIIEEAAEVVEAAGEPGDEGRAHLVREAGDLLYHLFVILGHREVKLAEVEAEIAKRFGISGLDEKASRKLQ